A portion of the Sphaerochaeta pleomorpha str. Grapes genome contains these proteins:
- a CDS encoding NADH-quinone oxidoreductase subunit NuoF: MAFRNYILVCGGTACESSRSDQIYQNLVEECKAQGLAEEVQVVKTGCFGFCEQGPIVKILPEDSFYVKVKPEDAKEIVAEHIVKGRVVTRLLYNKEASQKHAKVEDIQFYQKQFRIVLRNCGFIDPENIDEYIAREGYAALEKALFEMTSDDIIDELKTSGLRGRGGAGFPTWMKWNFSKQAENEVKYVVCNADEGDPGAYMDRSTLEGDPHSVLEAMTICGKAIGAKQGFIYIRAEYPLAIHRLEVAMKQSREYGLLGENILGSGFDFDIEIRLGAGAFVCGEETALLQSIEGHRGMPQPRPPFPAVKGLWGKPTVINNVETWANIPVIITKGGNWFNKIGTADSKGTKVFALTGKISNSGLVEVPMGTTLREIVFDIGGGIAHGKKFKAVQTGGPSGGVITEANLDTPIDFGSLVRIGSMMGSGGMIVMDEDDCIVDVAKFYLNFTVDESCGKCAPCRIGGRSLCNILEKITAGNGTLQDLETLKTIGAAMKKGSLCALGQTAPNPVLSSMKFFPEEYMAHIIDKKCPSGTCKKLVTYSINPEKCIGCTACARKCPVGAITGERKQVHSINSSICIKCGVCKETCKFGAVEVH; the protein is encoded by the coding sequence ATGGCTTTCAGAAACTACATCTTGGTCTGTGGAGGTACGGCCTGTGAATCAAGCCGTTCAGACCAGATTTACCAGAACCTTGTGGAAGAATGTAAGGCACAGGGCTTGGCAGAAGAGGTTCAGGTTGTAAAAACCGGATGTTTCGGTTTTTGTGAACAGGGACCAATCGTAAAGATCCTTCCCGAGGATTCCTTTTATGTAAAGGTAAAACCCGAGGATGCCAAGGAAATTGTCGCAGAACATATCGTAAAGGGCCGTGTAGTTACCCGTCTTCTCTATAATAAGGAAGCGAGCCAGAAACATGCGAAGGTCGAGGATATCCAGTTCTACCAGAAACAGTTCCGTATCGTTTTGAGAAACTGTGGTTTTATCGATCCCGAGAACATTGACGAATATATTGCCCGTGAAGGGTATGCAGCCCTCGAGAAGGCTCTTTTCGAAATGACCAGCGATGATATCATTGACGAATTGAAGACATCTGGTTTGCGTGGTCGCGGTGGTGCCGGATTCCCTACCTGGATGAAGTGGAACTTCTCCAAGCAGGCCGAGAACGAAGTAAAGTATGTTGTCTGTAATGCCGATGAAGGCGACCCGGGTGCATACATGGACCGTTCTACCCTTGAAGGGGACCCGCATTCAGTCCTTGAGGCAATGACCATCTGTGGTAAGGCAATCGGGGCTAAACAGGGCTTTATCTACATCCGCGCAGAATATCCCTTGGCTATCCATCGTCTGGAAGTAGCCATGAAGCAGTCACGTGAATATGGCTTGCTCGGAGAGAATATCCTTGGCAGCGGTTTTGATTTCGATATTGAGATCAGGCTCGGTGCAGGCGCATTCGTCTGTGGTGAGGAAACCGCTTTGTTGCAGTCGATCGAAGGACACCGTGGTATGCCACAGCCTCGTCCACCGTTCCCTGCCGTCAAGGGCCTCTGGGGAAAACCGACTGTAATCAACAACGTTGAGACCTGGGCAAATATTCCTGTCATCATTACCAAGGGTGGAAACTGGTTCAATAAAATCGGTACTGCCGACAGTAAGGGAACCAAAGTCTTTGCCTTGACCGGTAAGATCAGCAACTCAGGCCTTGTCGAGGTTCCGATGGGCACTACCTTGAGGGAAATCGTATTTGATATCGGCGGCGGTATTGCCCATGGAAAGAAATTCAAGGCAGTACAGACCGGTGGTCCCAGCGGTGGCGTTATTACCGAGGCAAACCTCGATACCCCGATTGACTTCGGTTCTTTGGTACGCATCGGTTCCATGATGGGAAGCGGTGGAATGATTGTAATGGATGAAGACGATTGTATCGTCGACGTTGCAAAATTCTATCTGAACTTCACCGTTGATGAATCCTGTGGAAAATGTGCTCCCTGCCGTATCGGTGGAAGATCTCTTTGCAATATCCTTGAAAAGATAACCGCGGGGAACGGGACGCTCCAGGACCTGGAGACCTTGAAGACCATCGGCGCAGCTATGAAGAAAGGTTCACTCTGTGCCCTTGGACAGACGGCTCCAAACCCGGTTCTTTCTTCCATGAAATTCTTCCCAGAGGAATACATGGCGCATATCATCGATAAGAAATGTCCAAGCGGTACTTGTAAGAAGTTGGTTACCTATTCCATTAATCCGGAAAAGTGTATTGGCTGTACGGCTTGCGCCCGCAAGTGCCCAGTCGGTGCCATTACCGGGGAAAGGAAGCAGGTCCACTCCATCAACTCCAGCATTTGTATCAAGTGCGGTGTGTGTAAGGAGACTTGCAAATTTGGAGCAGTCGAGGTCCATTAG
- a CDS encoding (2Fe-2S) ferredoxin domain-containing protein, translated as MGKMTLEELRKLRETKQSALQKRDIEGKDCQVVVGMGTCGIAAGAKVVLDAFLQILDEHKITNVSVTQTGCMGLCYVEPTIEVLVPGMPDVIYGKVDAATVKKIVEQHIIAKQLVTDHLFDRPAADIMKKDGGR; from the coding sequence ATGGGTAAAATGACTCTTGAGGAATTGAGAAAACTGAGGGAAACCAAGCAGAGTGCCTTGCAGAAGCGCGATATCGAAGGCAAGGATTGTCAGGTTGTCGTCGGAATGGGTACTTGTGGTATCGCCGCAGGGGCCAAGGTCGTGCTGGATGCTTTCCTGCAGATTCTTGATGAACACAAAATCACTAACGTATCCGTCACCCAGACCGGATGCATGGGCCTTTGCTATGTGGAACCGACCATTGAGGTTTTGGTCCCCGGTATGCCCGATGTTATTTATGGTAAGGTAGATGCCGCAACGGTCAAAAAGATTGTTGAGCAGCACATCATCGCTAAGCAACTGGTTACTGATCATCTCTTTGATCGTCCGGCTGCCGATATCATGAAGAAGGACGGGGGTAGATAA
- a CDS encoding ATP-binding protein, producing the protein MHIFICDFLLDIVQNSYEAGSTQVILDIQETGTRMQFLVHDNGKGMDKALQEKVLDPFYTNGVKHIKRKVGLGLPFLVQAVEAGGGNFSLSSEPGVGTDVGFGFDLGNIDTPPLGDLPSTLMLLMSHPLAVEFIVRRSLSTEKGRGDYAVSKSELEDVLGPLTQCGAMTLLLEFLQSQEDDLKQFYVEHTPSVV; encoded by the coding sequence ATGCATATCTTTATCTGTGATTTTTTGCTGGATATTGTCCAGAACTCGTATGAAGCAGGAAGTACCCAGGTAATTCTTGACATACAGGAGACCGGTACCAGAATGCAGTTTCTGGTTCACGATAACGGCAAGGGAATGGATAAGGCTTTGCAGGAAAAGGTGTTGGACCCTTTTTATACGAATGGGGTCAAACATATAAAACGGAAGGTCGGATTGGGATTGCCGTTTCTTGTCCAGGCGGTTGAAGCCGGTGGTGGAAACTTTTCCCTTAGTTCCGAACCAGGTGTAGGGACGGATGTTGGTTTTGGTTTCGACCTTGGCAATATCGACACCCCGCCATTGGGCGATCTCCCTTCAACACTGATGCTTCTGATGAGTCATCCGCTTGCGGTTGAATTTATTGTCAGACGATCGCTCTCGACCGAGAAAGGCCGAGGAGACTATGCGGTTTCAAAATCGGAGTTGGAGGATGTTCTGGGACCCTTGACACAGTGCGGTGCAATGACCTTGCTGTTGGAGTTTCTCCAGTCCCAGGAAGATGACCTGAAGCAGTTTTATGTGGAGCACACACCTTCTGTAGTGTAG
- a CDS encoding NADH-dependent [FeFe] hydrogenase, group A6: MSIVHVKINGIPVEVAEGTSVLNAAKAAGVRIPTLCYHEDLKPFGSCGLCIVKQEGNAKILRACASPVNEGLSVITNDPELFSVRKTILELMLSTHPSSCLTCIRNGECELQDLAAEFGIREQPFEVRLNEKPIDKSTASIVLDPVKCIKCGRCVQVCQDLQGVFALEFIGRGDGTCMAPAAMLSLDDSPCVKCGQCAAHCPVGAIYERDETDIFRSAVADPEKKVVVQIAPSIRVGLSESFGLPSGTVTTKKIYTALRKIGADVIHDTNFSADLTIMEEGSELVNRLTTGGVLPQLTSCCPAWIDYVEKYYPDLLDNVSSAKSPMMMQGAITKTYYAQKAGIDPAKIFSVAIMPCTAKKYEIIRDDNMQASGYPDVDLVLTTRELARLIKSSGMDFLKLEEEEADSPIGEYSGAGTIFGATGGVMEAAVRTAYHLVTKKEMEKVEVEAVRGLDNIKKGTVDFDGTPVRVAVVHGLSNVKVLMDEIRAAKAEGRTAPYEFIEIMACRGGCIAGGGQPYGADDELRKERSEGLYQDDKDSKVRCSHQNPSILKIYEDFLTEPMSHEAHHLLHTKYHEIPVYKA; this comes from the coding sequence TTGAGTATCGTACATGTAAAGATAAATGGTATCCCCGTTGAAGTCGCAGAGGGTACCAGCGTATTGAATGCAGCAAAGGCTGCCGGGGTCCGTATTCCGACCCTTTGTTATCACGAAGACCTTAAGCCCTTCGGTTCCTGTGGCCTGTGCATTGTAAAGCAGGAAGGAAACGCAAAGATCCTTCGTGCCTGTGCTTCCCCCGTCAACGAGGGTTTGAGTGTCATTACCAACGACCCGGAGTTGTTCTCCGTTCGTAAGACCATCCTTGAATTGATGCTGAGCACTCATCCGTCTTCCTGTTTGACCTGTATTCGCAATGGCGAATGCGAGTTGCAGGACCTTGCCGCCGAGTTCGGTATCAGGGAACAGCCGTTTGAAGTCAGGCTCAATGAAAAACCGATCGACAAGTCCACCGCTTCCATCGTCCTTGATCCTGTTAAGTGTATCAAGTGCGGTCGTTGCGTACAGGTCTGCCAGGACCTCCAGGGTGTATTCGCCCTTGAGTTCATCGGCCGTGGTGATGGTACCTGCATGGCTCCTGCTGCAATGCTCTCCCTTGATGACAGCCCGTGTGTAAAGTGTGGCCAGTGTGCTGCCCATTGCCCCGTCGGTGCCATCTACGAAAGGGATGAGACTGATATTTTCCGTTCTGCAGTCGCGGATCCGGAAAAGAAGGTTGTCGTACAGATTGCCCCGTCGATTCGTGTCGGCCTGAGCGAATCCTTCGGGCTTCCCTCCGGTACCGTTACGACCAAGAAAATTTACACTGCCCTGCGCAAAATCGGTGCAGATGTAATCCACGATACCAACTTCAGTGCTGACTTGACCATCATGGAAGAAGGTAGTGAGCTGGTGAACCGTTTGACCACCGGAGGCGTCTTGCCTCAGCTGACAAGCTGTTGCCCGGCTTGGATCGACTATGTCGAGAAGTATTATCCAGACTTGTTGGATAATGTTTCCAGTGCCAAAAGCCCTATGATGATGCAGGGAGCCATTACCAAGACCTACTATGCCCAGAAGGCTGGCATAGATCCTGCAAAGATTTTCTCTGTCGCCATCATGCCCTGTACTGCCAAAAAGTACGAGATTATCCGTGATGACAACATGCAGGCCTCAGGGTATCCTGATGTTGATTTGGTACTGACAACACGTGAACTTGCCCGCCTTATCAAGAGCTCTGGCATGGACTTCCTCAAGCTTGAGGAAGAGGAAGCTGATAGCCCGATCGGTGAGTATTCCGGTGCAGGTACCATCTTCGGTGCCACCGGTGGTGTCATGGAAGCAGCAGTAAGGACCGCTTACCATCTCGTTACCAAGAAGGAAATGGAGAAGGTAGAGGTTGAAGCTGTCCGTGGTCTGGACAATATCAAGAAGGGAACCGTTGATTTTGATGGTACCCCTGTAAGGGTAGCTGTTGTCCATGGTCTTTCAAACGTCAAAGTCTTGATGGATGAGATTCGAGCGGCCAAAGCCGAAGGCAGAACTGCCCCGTACGAGTTCATCGAAATCATGGCTTGCCGTGGCGGTTGTATTGCAGGCGGTGGCCAGCCTTACGGTGCCGACGACGAGTTGCGCAAGGAAAGAAGTGAAGGTCTGTACCAGGATGACAAGGACAGCAAGGTCAGGTGCTCGCACCAGAACCCGTCCATCCTCAAGATCTACGAGGATTTCCTTACCGAGCCAATGAGCCATGAGGCCCATCACTTGTTGCACACCAAGTATCACGAGATTCCTGTCTACAAGGCGTAA